A window of Mucilaginibacter paludis DSM 18603 contains these coding sequences:
- a CDS encoding DUF2147 domain-containing protein: MNTPKKTGKILVWLAMLIARVWGVSAQKPDGDRIIGKWASEKKNLIVEVYKYGSNEYGGKIVWFLFFRFNYDAFSDKYNSLAS, encoded by the coding sequence ATGAACACGCCCAAAAAGACCGGAAAGATTTTAGTATGGTTAGCTATGCTGATTGCTCGTGTATGGGGCGTATCGGCACAAAAACCAGATGGGGATCGGATTATCGGAAAATGGGCCTCTGAAAAGAAAAATCTGATTGTTGAAGTTTATAAGTACGGTAGTAATGAATACGGGGGGAAAATAGTTTGGTTTCTATTTTTCAGATTCAATTATGATGCTTTTTCAGATAAATATAACAGTTTGGCCAGTTAA
- a CDS encoding cupin-like domain-containing protein yields the protein MSFILSSIDTVDTISAADFTKNYLNPRRPLVIKGLTKTWPARDKWTPEYLKQVVGDKVVPLYDNSKADPAKPINSATTHMPFTDYIDLIKSQPTELRIFFFNIFKQAPELLNDIVMPKDLMGGFLESMPAMFFGGSNSVTFLHYDIDLPHIFHTHFGGRKHVILFENKWKRRLYCIPNATYALEDYDVLNPDTKKFPALEGVQGQEVFLEHGDTLFMPTGYWHWMKYLDGSYSLSLRAWDASLSRKAASLYNLAVKGGIDSVLKMTLKSGYAKFREELAIKWANRELKAGKPY from the coding sequence ATGAGCTTTATCCTTTCGTCAATAGATACTGTAGATACTATAAGTGCTGCCGATTTTACCAAAAACTATTTAAACCCTCGTCGCCCGCTGGTTATCAAGGGGCTTACCAAAACCTGGCCCGCGCGCGATAAGTGGACACCCGAATATTTGAAGCAGGTAGTGGGCGATAAGGTGGTGCCTTTGTATGATAACTCTAAGGCCGATCCGGCAAAGCCGATTAATTCGGCCACCACGCATATGCCGTTTACAGATTATATCGATCTGATCAAATCGCAGCCAACTGAATTACGCATCTTCTTTTTTAATATATTTAAGCAGGCACCCGAGTTGCTGAACGATATTGTGATGCCGAAGGACCTGATGGGCGGTTTTTTAGAGAGTATGCCCGCGATGTTTTTTGGAGGATCAAATTCGGTTACGTTTTTACATTACGATATCGATCTGCCGCATATTTTCCATACCCATTTTGGTGGCCGCAAACATGTCATCCTGTTTGAAAACAAATGGAAACGCCGTTTATATTGTATCCCCAATGCTACTTACGCACTGGAAGATTATGATGTATTGAACCCCGATACCAAAAAATTTCCGGCGCTGGAAGGCGTGCAAGGCCAGGAGGTTTTTCTGGAGCATGGTGATACCTTATTTATGCCAACTGGATACTGGCACTGGATGAAATACCTCGACGGATCGTACTCGTTGAGCCTGCGCGCCTGGGATGCCTCGTTGAGCCGTAAGGCAGCAAGCTTATATAACCTGGCCGTTAAAGGCGGGATAGACAGTGTTTTAAAAATGACCTTGAAATCAGGCTATGCCAAATTCCGCGAAGAGTTAGCTATCAAATGGGCAAACAGGGAATTGAAAGCGGGGAAACCTTATTAA
- a CDS encoding vWA domain-containing protein — protein MRGFGFSKYTPRQINKGGFDELLKLFLELLNYTAGDAGEALQWMNELDKQYKLTNDQYGMGDFIDDLKNKGYLNEDQQSGDMNITAKTEQSIRQSALEEIFGKLKKSGKGNHRTPQSGQGDEKNSERREFQFGDSLDQIDMTQSVHNAQINHGIDDFHLTERDLEVEEMDFKTLTSTVLMIDISHSMILYGEDRITPAKKVAMALAELIKTKYPKDTLDIVVFGNDAWPISLQDLPYLQVGPYHTNTYAGLELATDILRRRKTHNKQIFMITDGKPTCLKEGTKYYKNSIGLDRKVVNKTLNMAAQCKRLKIPITTFMIAKDPYLQQFVRTFTETNGGKAFYSSLNGLGEYIFEDYIRNRRRTVR, from the coding sequence ATGCGCGGTTTTGGTTTTTCAAAGTACACACCCCGGCAAATCAATAAGGGCGGTTTCGATGAGTTGTTAAAGTTATTTTTGGAGCTGCTCAACTACACAGCGGGCGATGCAGGCGAAGCTCTGCAATGGATGAATGAGCTGGATAAGCAATATAAATTAACCAACGACCAGTATGGCATGGGCGATTTTATTGATGACCTGAAAAATAAAGGTTACCTGAATGAGGATCAGCAAAGCGGCGATATGAATATCACCGCTAAAACCGAGCAAAGCATCCGCCAGTCTGCATTAGAGGAGATTTTTGGCAAGCTTAAAAAGTCGGGGAAAGGCAATCACCGTACGCCGCAATCCGGCCAGGGCGACGAAAAAAATTCGGAACGGCGGGAGTTCCAGTTTGGCGACAGCCTCGACCAGATCGACATGACACAATCTGTTCATAACGCCCAGATCAATCATGGTATCGATGATTTCCACTTAACGGAACGTGATCTGGAAGTAGAGGAAATGGATTTTAAAACCCTGACTTCTACCGTGCTGATGATCGATATATCGCACTCTATGATCCTATACGGCGAAGACCGCATAACCCCAGCCAAAAAGGTAGCGATGGCTTTGGCTGAACTGATTAAAACCAAATACCCTAAGGATACGCTGGATATTGTTGTTTTTGGCAACGATGCCTGGCCCATTAGTTTGCAGGACCTGCCTTACCTGCAGGTTGGCCCCTACCACACCAATACTTACGCAGGTTTAGAGCTGGCTACCGATATATTGCGGAGACGTAAAACACACAACAAACAAATTTTTATGATAACCGATGGTAAACCTACCTGCTTAAAAGAGGGTACCAAGTATTATAAAAACAGCATAGGGCTTGATCGTAAAGTGGTAAACAAAACACTCAACATGGCCGCGCAGTGTAAGCGTTTAAAAATACCTATCACTACTTTTATGATAGCCAAAGACCCTTACCTGCAGCAGTTTGTACGTACATTTACCGAAACAAACGGCGGTAAAGCTTTTTACAGCTCGCTGAATGGCTTAGGCGAATATATTTTTGAAGATTATATCCGTAACCGCAGAAGGACCGTACGTTAA
- a CDS encoding sterol desaturase family protein, with protein sequence MEHINNFFLNNPSSTQVALYAVIILTLWLIEVTTLATSWKDKWKHTLTNLWFIATALPVQLLMTIFVLMVSLWAVKHHCGMLFLFPHSGSFVVKYLIGFILLDFCEYLYHVIMHKVKPLWNFHLVHHSDLELDVSTTVREHPVETFLRMCFLIIWVFLLGASFGVLLLRQTIQTVANITSHTQFKLPTRANNIISWVFITPNLHHVHHHYQLPFTDRNYGDVLSIWDRLFNTYYNSLPATEITFGIDTHLEKHLNSSFLKIIKIPFLKRIQ encoded by the coding sequence ATGGAGCACATCAACAATTTCTTTTTGAACAACCCATCATCTACACAGGTAGCCTTATACGCTGTAATAATTTTAACCTTGTGGTTAATCGAAGTAACAACGCTGGCAACTTCATGGAAAGACAAATGGAAGCATACACTTACCAATTTATGGTTCATTGCAACGGCTTTACCTGTACAGTTATTGATGACAATTTTTGTACTCATGGTGTCTTTATGGGCTGTTAAGCATCACTGCGGGATGCTTTTCCTATTTCCGCACTCAGGCAGCTTTGTAGTGAAATATTTGATCGGCTTTATATTACTTGATTTTTGTGAATACCTGTATCATGTAATTATGCATAAGGTTAAGCCTCTTTGGAATTTTCACCTTGTTCATCACAGCGATCTTGAATTAGATGTTTCTACAACAGTACGTGAGCACCCGGTAGAAACTTTTCTGAGGATGTGTTTTTTAATTATCTGGGTGTTTTTACTCGGCGCTTCTTTCGGAGTATTGCTATTGCGCCAAACGATACAAACTGTTGCCAATATTACCTCTCATACTCAATTTAAACTACCCACAAGAGCTAATAATATCATCAGCTGGGTCTTTATTACGCCAAACCTTCACCATGTTCACCACCATTACCAATTACCTTTTACAGATCGTAATTACGGCGATGTGTTAAGTATATGGGATAGATTATTCAATACTTATTATAACAGCCTGCCTGCAACCGAAATAACTTTTGGCATTGACACCCACCTGGAAAAACACCTAAACTCCAGCTTTTTGAAAATCATAAAAATCCCTTTTCTGAAAAGAATACAGTAA
- a CDS encoding fasciclin domain-containing protein, with amino-acid sequence MKKLIIAAFALVAFATAPKTYAQSKMVGGAAMYPTKDIIDNAVNSKDHTTLVAAVKAAGLVETLKGAGPFTVFAPTNEAFNKLPAGTVDKLVMPENKATLTKILTYHVVAGKLSSKEIAAKIKAGMGKAEFKTVSGGTLTAMMQGKKIYLVDEKGGKSWITIADVNQKNGVIHVVNTVLMPK; translated from the coding sequence ATGAAAAAATTAATCATCGCCGCCTTTGCATTAGTAGCTTTTGCAACAGCGCCAAAAACTTACGCTCAATCCAAAATGGTAGGTGGAGCAGCAATGTATCCAACCAAAGACATTATTGATAACGCCGTTAACTCTAAGGACCATACCACCCTTGTTGCAGCTGTTAAAGCAGCAGGCTTGGTTGAAACCTTAAAGGGTGCAGGGCCGTTCACCGTATTTGCCCCAACTAACGAGGCTTTTAACAAATTACCCGCCGGTACCGTTGATAAATTGGTGATGCCAGAGAACAAGGCAACCTTAACCAAAATTTTAACTTACCACGTTGTTGCAGGTAAATTAAGCTCGAAAGAAATTGCCGCCAAAATTAAAGCCGGTATGGGTAAAGCCGAGTTTAAAACAGTAAGCGGTGGTACTTTAACTGCCATGATGCAAGGTAAAAAGATTTACCTGGTTGACGAAAAAGGCGGAAAATCATGGATCACGATAGCCGATGTTAATCAAAAAAATGGCGTAATCCATGTGGTTAATACCGTGTTAATGCCTAAGTAA
- the trxB gene encoding thioredoxin-disulfide reductase — protein MDQQTEHVKCLIIGSGPAGYTAAIYASRADLNPVMYTGMTPGGQLTQTTDVENYPGYPLGITGPEMMENFRKQAERLGADIRFGYVSAVDFSSLPHKVMIDGIKTVLADTVIISTGASAKWLGLASEQKYSGFGVSACAVCDGFFFKGQDVAIVGAGDTAAEEATYLAKLCRKVYMIVRRDEFRASRAMVQRVLNTPNIELLYNTETKEIVGDGQSVTGVTVINNETRQEKTLNITGFFVAIGHKPNTDIFRGIIHMDDTGYIKTAPGSTITNIEGVFCCGDAQDHIYRQAVTAAGSGCMAAIDAERYLAAKKHMVTA, from the coding sequence ATGGATCAACAAACAGAGCATGTGAAGTGCCTTATCATTGGCTCCGGCCCGGCAGGTTATACGGCCGCAATTTACGCGTCGCGAGCGGACCTTAACCCGGTGATGTATACAGGTATGACTCCCGGCGGACAACTTACACAAACTACTGATGTAGAAAATTACCCCGGCTATCCCCTGGGGATTACCGGTCCGGAAATGATGGAGAATTTCAGAAAGCAGGCCGAACGCCTGGGGGCCGATATTCGTTTTGGTTATGTAAGCGCGGTAGACTTTTCGAGCCTTCCCCATAAGGTAATGATAGATGGTATTAAAACCGTACTGGCAGATACGGTCATCATATCTACAGGGGCTTCAGCTAAATGGCTCGGCTTAGCATCCGAACAAAAATACAGCGGATTTGGCGTATCGGCCTGTGCCGTTTGCGATGGCTTCTTTTTTAAAGGCCAGGATGTTGCCATTGTTGGTGCCGGTGATACAGCTGCCGAAGAAGCTACCTACCTGGCTAAACTATGCCGCAAAGTATATATGATTGTGCGCAGGGATGAGTTTCGCGCATCCAGGGCAATGGTACAGCGCGTGTTAAATACACCTAATATTGAGCTGCTTTACAATACCGAAACAAAAGAGATAGTTGGCGATGGGCAAAGCGTTACCGGCGTAACGGTTATTAATAACGAAACCCGGCAGGAGAAAACGTTAAACATCACAGGTTTTTTTGTTGCCATTGGCCATAAACCCAATACTGATATTTTTAGAGGCATCATCCATATGGACGATACCGGGTATATTAAAACCGCCCCCGGATCAACAATAACCAATATTGAAGGGGTGTTTTGTTGTGGCGATGCCCAGGATCATATATACAGGCAAGCGGTAACTGCGGCGGGAAGTGGCTGTATGGCGGCTATTGATGCGGAGCGTTACCTGGCAGCAAAAAAACATATGGTAACAGCGTAG
- a CDS encoding DUF3570 domain-containing protein — translation MKKIYLTVVGFYLVCGMHTYAQVSKDSTIRTLPQGFSLATTPDQDTVTYRPRRLRLEEINLVSSYYNQNGNHSAVTGGIGTEKVNDFSNGLDLKLAWLNNSLNKNTLSIGLGIDHHTSASAAYVSTTGASKTGGSRIYPSLDWTIQNDKKGISFGIGSYYSGEYNYKSVGADLHFSAKTPNKMGEFGIKLQGYFDHVTLIYPSEFIPKSTVSTGPTYVTTASGNSVLSSDGSSKANIPTSPRNTYTASFSYSQIINSRLQIMFLADLVTQHGYLSLPFHRVYFSNGKDTIERLPSSRFKLPLGFRANYFLGDNMILRSYYRYYTDSWGSKSNTANLELTYKISPFFSVSPFYRYYTQTAAKYFAPYEAASPSQTYFTSNYEYAKFNSQFFGAGFRIAPPKGVLGWQSLHELEIRYGHYKQNVGLVSDVVSLNLGFK, via the coding sequence ATGAAAAAGATATATTTAACCGTAGTGGGGTTTTACCTGGTATGTGGGATGCATACCTATGCACAGGTCTCCAAAGACAGTACTATACGCACACTGCCACAAGGCTTTAGTTTGGCCACTACGCCCGATCAGGATACGGTCACTTATCGTCCGAGAAGGTTACGCCTTGAAGAAATAAACCTGGTTTCCAGCTATTATAATCAAAACGGGAATCATTCTGCCGTTACCGGAGGTATAGGCACAGAAAAGGTGAACGATTTCTCGAACGGGTTAGATCTTAAGCTGGCGTGGCTGAACAACTCCCTTAATAAAAATACGTTGTCCATAGGTCTTGGTATCGATCATCATACTTCGGCTTCGGCGGCTTATGTTTCAACAACCGGAGCATCAAAAACCGGCGGAAGCCGGATTTACCCTTCATTGGACTGGACAATCCAGAATGATAAAAAAGGGATCAGCTTTGGCATCGGGTCTTATTATTCGGGCGAATACAATTATAAATCCGTTGGAGCTGATCTTCATTTCTCTGCAAAAACCCCCAACAAAATGGGCGAATTTGGTATAAAATTACAGGGATACTTTGATCATGTTACTTTAATTTACCCTTCGGAGTTTATTCCTAAGTCAACGGTTTCAACCGGACCAACCTATGTAACCACTGCCAGTGGTAATTCGGTACTAAGTTCAGACGGGAGTTCAAAGGCCAATATCCCAACAAGCCCAAGAAATACCTATACTGCTTCGTTTTCTTATTCGCAGATCATCAATTCGAGGTTACAAATCATGTTCCTGGCCGATCTGGTAACCCAGCACGGTTATTTGAGTCTGCCTTTTCACCGTGTATATTTTTCTAATGGAAAAGATACGATAGAGCGGCTGCCATCTTCGCGGTTTAAACTACCACTGGGATTTAGAGCAAACTATTTCCTGGGTGATAATATGATATTACGTTCCTATTACCGCTATTATACCGACAGTTGGGGTAGTAAATCAAACACGGCAAACCTGGAGCTTACCTATAAAATTTCTCCTTTTTTCTCCGTATCGCCCTTTTACAGGTATTATACACAAACGGCGGCTAAATATTTTGCGCCTTACGAAGCAGCCAGCCCTTCGCAAACTTATTTTACCAGTAATTATGAATATGCAAAATTCAACAGTCAGTTTTTTGGGGCGGGCTTCAGGATAGCACCGCCCAAGGGGGTACTGGGCTGGCAAAGCCTACATGAGTTAGAGATAAGGTACGGGCATTATAAACAAAATGTAGGCCTTGTATCTGATGTGGTCTCGTTAAATCTGGGGTTTAAATAA
- a CDS encoding carbohydrate kinase family protein, translating to MKKQVLCYGEVLWDTFGTEKKAGGAPMNVALHLVQQGIAALPVSRLGNDASGNKLVEFLKANKLYSDLIQTDEKLPTCEVTVKLDENQQATYTIPQPVSWDNIRDEAPLLEKIRKTNVIVFGSLACRTETSRNTLLNLFENRLLKIFDVNLRPPHYQLSTIETLAAMADVIKMNEEEANLLIGAYDEPLKDKIIEFQRKFHCQTICVTRGENGAMIWHNEKFYEHPGYTVKVEDTVGAGDAFLATFIAGLLNKHPMDKVLEKACAIGAFVTSRRGANPVYDEAEISEIINKQESIIPLN from the coding sequence ATGAAAAAACAAGTTCTATGTTACGGCGAGGTACTTTGGGATACTTTCGGCACAGAAAAAAAAGCAGGCGGCGCCCCCATGAATGTGGCTCTCCATCTGGTACAGCAGGGTATTGCCGCGCTACCGGTAAGCCGCCTGGGTAACGATGCTTCGGGGAATAAGCTGGTTGAGTTTCTGAAGGCGAACAAACTTTATTCGGATTTAATACAGACGGACGAAAAGCTGCCTACCTGCGAGGTTACCGTTAAGCTGGATGAAAATCAGCAGGCCACCTATACCATACCTCAGCCGGTGTCGTGGGATAATATCCGCGATGAGGCTCCTTTGTTAGAGAAAATTAGGAAAACAAATGTAATTGTATTTGGCAGTTTAGCCTGCCGTACCGAAACCAGCCGCAATACGTTGCTGAACCTGTTTGAAAACAGGCTGTTAAAAATATTTGATGTTAACCTTAGGCCGCCGCACTACCAGTTATCAACGATAGAAACGCTGGCAGCGATGGCCGATGTGATCAAAATGAACGAAGAGGAAGCCAACCTGCTGATAGGTGCTTACGATGAGCCCCTAAAGGACAAGATCATCGAATTCCAGAGAAAATTTCATTGTCAAACCATCTGTGTAACCCGCGGTGAAAACGGTGCCATGATTTGGCATAACGAAAAATTTTACGAACACCCAGGCTATACCGTAAAGGTTGAGGATACCGTTGGTGCGGGCGATGCTTTTTTAGCCACTTTTATTGCCGGGCTGTTAAATAAGCACCCGATGGATAAAGTACTTGAAAAAGCCTGCGCTATTGGTGCCTTTGTAACCAGCCGCCGCGGCGCTAACCCGGTTTATGATGAAGCGGAAATTAGTGAGATTATCAATAAACAGGAAAGCATCATTCCCCTAAATTAA
- a CDS encoding FAD:protein FMN transferase, whose translation MKIADYQIFKRSCKLMGNRFELSVVAENEAWANERIDTGVEEIKRIERLLTTFSDESETNQVNRNAGIKPVAVSRETLELIKRSLMISRVTQGAFDISYGSIDKRLWNFDQQMTALPDKETAQKMVRLINYRNILVNEADCSVFLAEKGMRIGFGGIGKGYAAERAKLVMKQEGVTSGVVNASGDLTAWGLQPNGKKWTIGIANPDASHQIFSYLNVSEMAVATSGNYEKFIMIDGKKYSHTINPRTGLPVRGIKSVTIITTNAEIADAMATPVTIMGVHAGLDMINQMKDIEAILIDDHDRLYTSRNINIT comes from the coding sequence ATGAAGATTGCCGATTATCAAATTTTTAAACGAAGCTGTAAATTGATGGGCAATCGTTTTGAGTTAAGTGTAGTTGCCGAAAATGAAGCCTGGGCAAACGAGCGGATTGATACAGGCGTAGAAGAAATAAAAAGGATTGAGCGGCTGCTAACCACTTTTAGCGATGAGAGTGAAACCAATCAGGTAAACCGTAATGCTGGTATTAAACCGGTTGCGGTAAGCAGGGAAACCTTAGAGCTTATTAAACGTTCGCTGATGATATCCAGAGTAACCCAGGGTGCATTCGATATCAGCTACGGTTCTATTGATAAACGTTTGTGGAACTTCGATCAGCAGATGACGGCCCTGCCGGATAAGGAAACCGCACAGAAAATGGTGCGGCTTATCAACTACCGTAATATCCTGGTAAATGAGGCCGATTGCAGTGTTTTTTTAGCAGAAAAGGGTATGCGTATTGGCTTTGGAGGTATTGGTAAAGGGTATGCGGCCGAACGTGCCAAATTGGTTATGAAACAAGAAGGGGTTACCAGCGGGGTAGTGAATGCCTCGGGAGATCTAACCGCCTGGGGCCTTCAGCCAAACGGGAAGAAGTGGACCATCGGTATTGCAAACCCCGATGCCTCCCATCAGATATTTTCTTACCTCAATGTGTCTGAAATGGCTGTAGCCACCTCGGGCAACTATGAAAAATTTATTATGATCGATGGTAAAAAATACTCGCATACCATTAACCCCCGCACCGGACTACCAGTTAGGGGAATCAAGAGCGTAACCATAATTACTACCAATGCCGAAATAGCCGATGCTATGGCTACACCGGTTACCATTATGGGGGTGCACGCAGGCCTGGATATGATTAACCAGATGAAGGATATTGAAGCCATACTTATTGATGATCATGACCGCCTGTATACATCCAGAAATATAAATATTACTTAA
- the hemW gene encoding radical SAM family heme chaperone HemW, with product MAGIYLHIPFCKQACHYCDFHFSTSLQYKGDMLKALANEIRLQKDYLANETIETIYLGGGTPSLLQGDEVNSLIDIITRHHTVASDAEITIEANPDDLDEQKVKALRQTPVNRFSIGIQSFFDEDLFWMNRAHRSREAESSVKRVQDAGFSNITADLIYGYPLLTDQKWKHNLEQIFKLNIPHISAYSMTVEPKTALASFIKKKLFAPMSESQSADQFLVLLNEMGQQGYEQYEISNFCLPGHYSRHNSNYWKGVKYLGIGPSAHSFNGEARQWNIANNAKYIQALSLNSIPAEREELSEKDRLNEYIMTSLRTIWGLDIQKLESISKYSGEQLLKAAEEFFEKGWINRKEQILTLSAEGKLYADHIASELFF from the coding sequence ATGGCCGGCATCTATCTCCATATCCCTTTTTGCAAGCAAGCTTGTCATTACTGCGATTTCCATTTCAGCACATCGCTGCAATACAAAGGCGACATGCTCAAGGCTCTTGCCAATGAGATCCGTTTACAAAAAGATTACCTGGCTAATGAAACTATCGAAACCATTTACCTTGGCGGCGGTACGCCCTCCTTGTTACAGGGCGACGAGGTTAATTCACTGATCGATATAATTACCCGGCACCATACCGTAGCATCGGACGCCGAGATCACTATTGAGGCTAATCCGGATGATTTGGATGAGCAAAAGGTGAAAGCGTTGCGGCAAACGCCGGTTAACCGATTTAGCATCGGCATCCAATCATTTTTTGACGAGGATCTTTTCTGGATGAACCGCGCCCACCGCAGCAGGGAGGCTGAATCGTCTGTTAAGCGGGTACAGGATGCGGGCTTCAGCAACATCACCGCCGATTTAATTTACGGTTACCCGCTGCTTACCGATCAAAAATGGAAGCATAACCTGGAGCAGATTTTTAAATTAAACATCCCGCATATCTCGGCCTATTCCATGACGGTTGAGCCTAAAACGGCGCTGGCATCCTTCATCAAAAAAAAGCTCTTCGCCCCGATGAGTGAATCTCAAAGTGCCGACCAGTTTTTGGTATTGCTCAACGAGATGGGCCAGCAAGGCTATGAGCAATATGAAATATCAAACTTTTGCCTTCCGGGCCATTATTCCAGGCACAATTCAAACTACTGGAAGGGCGTAAAATACCTGGGTATAGGCCCTTCGGCCCACTCGTTTAATGGCGAGGCCCGGCAGTGGAACATCGCCAACAATGCCAAATACATCCAGGCACTGAGCCTCAACAGCATCCCTGCCGAGCGGGAGGAGCTAAGCGAAAAGGACCGCCTGAACGAATATATCATGACTTCGCTCCGTACCATCTGGGGGCTTGATATCCAAAAGCTCGAAAGCATCAGCAAATACTCGGGCGAACAATTATTAAAAGCAGCCGAAGAGTTTTTTGAGAAAGGCTGGATCAACCGGAAAGAACAAATATTGACGCTCAGTGCGGAAGGAAAACTATACGCGGACCATATCGCTTCCGAATTATTCTTTTAA
- a CDS encoding DUF4266 domain-containing protein has protein sequence MNKRMIKVTGCLLMAACFTSCVQLKEYQKNRINDSEMALSNRKVEKNELNFQSYRESASGANAGKTGGGCGCN, from the coding sequence ATGAATAAACGAATGATTAAAGTAACCGGCTGCCTGTTAATGGCAGCGTGTTTTACGTCGTGTGTGCAGTTAAAAGAGTATCAAAAAAACAGGATCAACGATTCTGAAATGGCATTGAGCAACCGGAAGGTGGAGAAAAACGAACTCAATTTCCAGTCGTACCGTGAAAGTGCTTCAGGTGCCAATGCCGGCAAAACCGGCGGAGGCTGTGGTTGCAATTAA
- a CDS encoding YybH family protein, with protein sequence MKKLFLFCLLLICFSCCFAQRDKQAILKVLDTQSHAWNRGDIDAFMQGYWKSDSLLFVGKTGPNYGWQTTLDHYKKGYPDKAAMGELTFHILKVDLLDATNAFVLGGWNLKREKDSPGGFFTLWFRKIKGEWKIVCDHTS encoded by the coding sequence ATGAAGAAGCTTTTTTTGTTTTGCCTGTTGCTCATTTGCTTTAGCTGTTGCTTTGCCCAGCGCGATAAGCAAGCCATTTTAAAGGTATTGGATACACAGAGCCATGCCTGGAACAGGGGCGATATTGACGCGTTTATGCAGGGTTATTGGAAATCGGATTCGCTGTTGTTTGTTGGCAAAACCGGCCCTAATTACGGCTGGCAAACCACGCTGGACCATTATAAAAAAGGATACCCGGATAAAGCCGCCATGGGCGAGCTTACCTTCCATATTTTAAAGGTTGATTTATTGGATGCTACCAATGCCTTTGTTTTAGGCGGATGGAATTTGAAACGGGAAAAAGACAGCCCCGGCGGATTTTTTACCCTATGGTTCCGGAAGATTAAAGGTGAATGGAAGATTGTTTGCGACCATACCAGTTAG